In the genome of Ziziphus jujuba cultivar Dongzao chromosome 10, ASM3175591v1, the window AAAAGTGCACAGCTAAAACAGAGCAATggttaaatatttgaaagattgttcaaattcataaaatatgaTTGACAGTAAATTGGTTATGTCAGCAGGCAAATGTCCACTCAGTGCGGCCTCTTCAATGAAAAGGACGAAAAAGATTCAAGCTTTGCAACGATACTAACGACCTaaactctttttccttttctttcttttcgttTGGGGCAAGGGATGGAGTTAAATGACTACCAGCCAAACTCAAGTTAGACCAGGCTCGTTCATTCCGACACTCACGGAGGATAACATAAGCTGTTTGCCTTCGGAATGACAGCCTCACAAAAGACAAAGTTTAACTTCGCAGACCAGTGATAAAATGTCAAATTTACACATTTGGAATATTAACCATCAAGCATGAATGAAAATACATGTACCTCTGCTGCCTaatggataaaaataaaaacatgctgtttatatatatatatatatatatatatataattttttttttttcagataagAAACATATATACAGTTAAAGATGCTTCATGCAGACAGTCAGACCCATGAAAATTAGTAACAAAATCATATAGGGCATGTCATATATTTATGCAAACATAAATACAGAGATTATATaaagagacagagagaaagTGGGGGAGGGAGAAATCAGAAGAGGAAGTAAAAGTTAATTATCAActcaaaaagtgaaaattgtcaacCAGTGGACATACCCGTAGTAACGATCTTCAATATTTTGCTTTGACAACTCCCCAGTTATGGGCATCTCGTGCCTGTAAGGACACTCATCACCTCTTGTGCATGCACCACGGATGTAGAAACCGCAAATATGTGCACGGTTCCTTTTATAATATGGTTCTGTTCTTTGAAGCTTCAGAATAGTATCATTTGCGCGAACCTTCCCATAAGATGATTCATAATCTATACCGGCTCCAGCCTGCACTGAGCATCTTATCAGTTAGAGAgaaagcgagagagagagaggggtagAAAGCCTATCTTTGATGAGAAGAATCTCACCCTGAAGATTAAGGATAGTTCTTTCGGAAATTCTATTGGAAATAGAAATTGGGCTAACTTCTGGAAAATTAAGCTtggtattaaattgtttttctaCACAAGGAATACAAGCTTCTAACCTGCATCTGAAGCATTGTATCCGGATCTGTTTACCTGGataaaaatgacaaataaaaCATTCAACTGAGAGTGTGCCACGCTTTTGCCATTGATATTGACATTCCAAGCCTGCAACAAGAGattcaaaattatcaatttttatatttctttccataaaattaatatttttctgaaaaatatCAAGAAGTTCTTCCTCTTGTTCTGGTAAATATTCATCTGGAATATCTTCTAGATATTCTTCTACTATGCTGTAAATTGACCACACACTTTCTTCTGAAAGCATATCATCATCTGTCTTAAGGAGATTAAGATTAAAGCATTCTATTGCTTTAGCTTCTTTTGTCCTGGCATTAGTCTTTGTAGGACAATCTCGAACTAGATGGGCTATACTATTGCAAACAAAGCATTcaagtttatttttataaactcGGTCTGGATCATGTCTTCGAACATGTCTGTTTTTATctagggtttttttgaaaagtagcCACCCCGTAATATGATTTTTGAagattagcaatttttttttttaaaagaaaaactagccaccttagaacaaaaatacctttgataaaattaaaaattacgcaatagttttttttttttaccttttccttcttcctctacacagccgttcatgTAAGGGTTTATCTAACAGGCCACTCTTTATatctcatctcctctcactctcatttttttgtattttctcatatctgaaactaaactcaggtaaaatttttatcttttttcttattagatgaaactaaaaaaatatgtgttttttttcttttttctctttctcttttttcttgtattttttgttaattttgtaatttttaaactttttatttaatatgggtatgcaagaaattaatttataagctGTTATATTGTTATatgtgagtttaaagatacttaggtggcatataaTTTGACAAAGGgggaaaatttgtgtaaaacagaaaaaaattacgaaaaacagtaaaaatggaggaaatttggcaaaaaagatgaacttctgccattttcctccagtttgttagttttcgcaagttttccgctaattttttgccaattttccACCAGTTTTCCGTCAGATTTCCACCAGTAGGAAAAAACTATATTTGgcagaaaataaaaacagaatcaacttttttaatacagttaatatgtttgtttagtactattccaatttttatatatttattgatttagtttaacgttattcatttaattttgtagtaaaacgaaagatgatgatattgtaattgcggttttatacaatggaacattggtataaaatgatggtggtaattggaaatattgaaatggtaaaaatataatggtttccgttggcaagagatgcacaaaatcaaagttagaggatgagattttcaattctattaagatagctcgaaatgaatatttgctaaagttaAAATGGATATATAGATGATGTGTAGAAAAGTTAGATCCTGCAGAAATACgttgtgatagggatgtgaaatgctttcttcaagaagtgaggaatggagggatgacaatgatgcggcctccaatgtatgttgaggtgatttcaaaagttgaacatgtatgtagaaatgttcatcaaacaacctttgcttcggatagtgggagtaatcttcattctttttcttgtcctccaattggcgtttGTCTACCACAAGTTTtcggtactgaacctattcaggttacatctcaggaaattatggttcaagaaactcagtttagagatcaagttgatgttcgtggggcctggacatcatttaacatccacgaaggagttgatgttggaggtgactatgctgaacggttgcctaacgatgaggagtatgagcagttgcataatattgatcatgatgagaattacaatgcagcaagggatgatgtagattttgatcatgagttgccggacaatgataatgatatgcatcctgaaatgaacaatgaaggagttgatgatgttagggttcatcgtgctacaagtgaccacatatcattgagcaacagaagtggttctatggccatattttcgtcaaagttcactggctgtgagagcatagtaattggacaattatttcgcaacaaacgtgacttacagaataaactgagtatctattgcatgcgagaaaataaggagtttaaggtgacacggtcaactacacaacggtatgaggttgtatgcttggaaaatacttgtaaatggccaCTACgagcaaccacatttaaaaatggagaaatatttgttgtgagaatttttgataatatacACAGTTGCTCTTTATATATtgtgcatcgagaacataagcaggccaATAGcagggttatcgggcaatgtatcaaatctaaatatgaaggtattgcatgtgtttacaaacccaaataaattcaacatgattttttgctaaaatatggggtgaatataagctacaacaaagcatggagaagtaaagagtatgcacttaacagtgttagaggatctccagaggagaattttgctaagttgcctgcctaccgttatgagttagtgtcgaagaaccctgggactgttacacgtatcaaaacagacgataataacaattttgtatatttctttatggctattggagcaagcattaggggatttaaatcccacataagacccgtattggctgttgatgcaactacattgaaaggaaaATACAAAAGGTACATATATATTGCACCGGGcgtggatggcaataagcaaatatatcctttggctttcggcattggagatggagagaacgagcaagcatatacatggtttttccaaaaccttaaggatgccatcggagattttctagatttggtgtttgtgagtgataaacACCCctctattgaaagggcattatgCAAAGTTTTTCCTAATGCATACCATGTGTTGtacacgtaccatataagcagaaatattaaagcaaatggacatgcgaaagatgaaacaataatacaatgtttcatgctcgcagctagtgcatatttggttgaagattttgagttttatatggggcaaattgaggcaaaaaattgtagggctgcccagtacattcgatcatgtgaccctacaaggtgggcacgttctctttgtccatgtagaaggtacactatcatgaccaccaatattgcagaaagcttgaatgatattttgctagatgctagagagatgccaatagtagcattaattgagcacatacgggatttactgcaaaggtgatTTTATGaacgacgtactgcaggtgcaaaattgacgaagcctgtgactaaccatatggaagagcaactcaaactacgaaatttggagtccatcggactacgtgtgaaagctattaatatgcatgaatttcttgtggaaggtgggagtttgaggggtacagtcaatctccaatcaaaaacatgctcatgcaaagtcttcaatcttgatcaatatccttggatcattgtattgccgcttgcagagaccgcaaaatttctccttatggcatgtgttctcattactacaccgcggatgcatatcgtgcagcttatgctgagtccatttaccttgtgttagatgaaaaacaatgGCATATCCTGGATGAAGTGGCAAGTTGTATttttcttccaccaagatggataCGTAGGAGAGCTGGtaggccgaggatgcaacgcatgccatctgaaggtgaagatgttattggacgtagatgtagctgATGCGGTGGttttggacattataggcagagatgtacgaatccattgtcttatgctttgaattagaaagttttaatttagtgttatggtttaatatgttttgataattatttcatatcttgaatattatattttctactccacggtggaagatttattagcaatcttttttttttttaatttaatcccaaataaaaagatgctttctggagttgattttaaatctttagtttatatatcatttt includes:
- the LOC132799279 gene encoding zinc finger CCCH domain-containing protein 40-like, translated to MLQMQAGAGIDYESSYGKVRANDTILKLQRTEPYYKRNRAHICGFYIRGACTRGDECPYRHEMPITGELSKQNIEDRYYGVNDPVALKLLNKAGDMSSLEPPDDKSIKTLYVGGVNASITDQDLRDHFYAYGEI